In Populus trichocarpa isolate Nisqually-1 chromosome 12, P.trichocarpa_v4.1, whole genome shotgun sequence, a genomic segment contains:
- the LOC7487075 gene encoding NADH dehydrogenase [ubiquinone] 1 beta subcomplex subunit 10-B: MGRKKGVAEFEESPPDDFDPSNPYKDPVVMLEMREHIVREKWIDIEKAKILRERLRWCYRIEGINHLQKCRHLVQQYLDSTRGIGWGKDQRPPCLHGPKVEATAESE, translated from the exons ATGGGGAGGAAGAAGGGAGTAGCAGAGTTCGAGGAGTCGCCTCCAGATGACTTTGATCCATCGAATCCATACAAGGACCCAGTGGTGATGCTGGAAATGAGAGAGCATATTGTTAGAGAGAAATGGATTGATATAGAGAAAGCCAAGATCTTGAGAGAGAGACTTCGATGGTGTTATCGCATTGAAGGAATTAATCATCTCCAGAAGTGCCGCCATCTTGTCCAACAGTATCTTGACTCCACTCGTGGGATCGGGTGGGGCAAGGACCAACGCCCTCCTTGTCTCCACG GTCCTAAGGTGGAGGCAACAGCTGAGTCTGAATGA